A section of the Amycolatopsis sp. AA4 genome encodes:
- a CDS encoding NAD-glutamate dehydrogenase — MSSTGVSSPPDVGTEAGAARRTTASPEQIRDELIDTAAAQAPEIADLIRLYYRHIPADEIVGDDPAALVGAVRSHLQLAKKRMPGRPAVRLLNPTTAEDGWTRDATVVQVVTDDMPYLVDSVTAEFARDGVQVQRIVHPIVVVSRGLTGELEGLHLDADPAEPPAGASAESWMLVEIDLVTDPQRARELDNRLTSVLGDVREVVEDAEKMAQTACSLAETLEQHPPKLDTDEVTEGARLLRWLADGHFTFLGYRKYELVDGAQPDSDEPALRAVLASGLGVLRQDSLAARSLTAGPDSSVDALAPSLLVLTQASAPSTVHRPVYPYYVGVKTFDEHGKVTGEHRFLGMFTTTALHENVLDIPVVGRRVREVIHRAGFPMESFSGQRMLEVLQNWPRADLFSADADSLFYTTTGAITLSDRRRLRLFLRRDPYGRFYSCLVYLPRDRYTTRSRLAMQEVLLEELEGTQLEYSARVGETLLAQVHFMVHTDPSNVLEPDTLRIQERLNTVVRSWDDRLVEAIIAERRERVGDGGPIGMMGEESAVDRGQRFGAVFPEAYKEDFTAEDALADLAKLDTLADEGDLALSFYLPSDAEPGERRFKLYLRGEGVTLSKVLPVLQAMGVEVVDERPYELFREDGGASWIYDFGLRVDKKGLEEADEAAAVEVRERFQDAFHAAWRGDAEVDGLNGLVLRAGLTWRQAAVLRAYSRYLQQARSPFSQAYIQNTVVKHTEVATKLLRLFETRCDPQLSDVDRKTHEESLTAEISAMIDEVTSLDEDRILRRLLAVVNATLRTNYHVRDADGNPRPYLALKLDPSGVPELPEPHPKYEIFVYSPRVEGVHLRFGEVARGGLRWSDRQEDFRTEILGLVKAQAVKNAVIVPVGAKGGFVVKRPPVPTGDAGVDRDAQLAEGIACYRMFISGLLDLTDNRVEGETVPAPNVVRHDADDSYLVVAADKGTAKFSDIANEVSAQYGFWLGDAFASGGSVGYDHKAMGITAKGAWESVKRHFRELGKDTQTEDFTVVGIGDMMGDVFGNGMLLSQHIRLVAAFNHMHVFLDPNPDAASSYEERKRLFDLPRSSWDDYDRSLISEGGGIYPRSAKTIPITPQVREALGLDEGVTKLAPMDLIQAILLAPVELLWNGGIGTYVKAESESQAAAGDKANDAIRVNGNQLRVQVVGEGGNLGLTQLGRIEFARNGGKINTDALDNSAGVDCSDHEVNIKILLDHLVAGGELEHARRNELLGEMTDEVGALVLADNYRQNAVLGVSRAHAGPMVSVHARQVSALVAKGAFDRKLEALPTPSQFRALEKAGEGLTSPELATLLAHVKLDLKDELLASDLPESEVFTRRLPEYFPAPLRERFASAIAQHPLRRQIITTLITNELVDGGGISFVYRLMEEMNATATDAVRAYAVVTHVYDLPKLWAEIDALDNVVPTAVADRMVLETRRLLDRAARWFLTNRPQPLAPLAEINRFGPVVAELGPKLGELLRGRELESVEQDAAALAEEGVPADLARRVALLLHSYGLLDVVEVAELAEQQVGLDATHTPADTAELYYALSDHLDIDKMLTEISALERGNRWHALARLSLRDDVYGSLRAIALDALRHSDQDLSVDEQIEQWEKANASRLSRARVALDEITRSGRLDLATLSVAARQIRSTVR, encoded by the coding sequence ATGAGCTCGACGGGAGTCTCGTCCCCGCCCGATGTCGGCACCGAAGCCGGCGCCGCCCGCCGCACGACGGCCAGCCCGGAGCAGATCCGGGACGAGCTGATCGACACCGCCGCGGCGCAGGCACCGGAGATCGCGGACCTGATCCGCTTGTACTACCGGCACATCCCGGCCGACGAGATCGTCGGCGACGATCCGGCGGCGCTCGTCGGCGCGGTGCGTTCGCACCTGCAGCTGGCGAAGAAGCGCATGCCCGGACGCCCGGCGGTCCGCCTGCTGAACCCGACGACCGCCGAGGACGGCTGGACGCGCGACGCGACCGTCGTGCAGGTGGTCACCGACGACATGCCCTACCTCGTGGACAGCGTCACCGCGGAGTTCGCCCGCGACGGCGTGCAGGTGCAGCGCATCGTGCACCCGATCGTGGTGGTGAGCCGCGGCCTGACCGGCGAGCTGGAGGGCCTGCACCTCGACGCCGACCCGGCCGAACCGCCCGCCGGCGCGTCCGCGGAATCGTGGATGCTGGTGGAGATCGACCTCGTCACCGACCCGCAGCGGGCGCGCGAGCTGGACAACCGGCTGACGTCCGTGCTGGGCGACGTGCGCGAGGTCGTCGAGGACGCCGAGAAGATGGCGCAGACGGCCTGCTCGCTCGCGGAAACGCTGGAGCAGCACCCGCCGAAGCTGGACACCGACGAGGTCACCGAGGGCGCGCGCCTGCTGCGCTGGCTCGCCGACGGCCACTTCACCTTCCTCGGCTACCGCAAGTACGAACTGGTCGACGGCGCGCAGCCGGACAGCGACGAGCCCGCCCTGCGCGCGGTCCTCGCGTCCGGGCTCGGCGTGCTGCGCCAGGACAGCCTCGCCGCGCGCAGCCTCACCGCGGGGCCGGACAGCTCGGTCGACGCGCTCGCGCCGTCGCTGCTCGTGCTCACCCAGGCCAGCGCGCCGAGCACGGTGCACCGTCCGGTTTATCCGTATTACGTCGGCGTGAAGACGTTCGACGAGCACGGCAAGGTCACCGGCGAGCACCGGTTCCTCGGCATGTTCACCACCACCGCGCTGCACGAGAACGTGCTCGACATCCCGGTGGTGGGCCGGCGCGTGCGCGAGGTGATCCACCGCGCCGGGTTCCCGATGGAGTCGTTCTCCGGCCAGCGGATGCTGGAGGTACTGCAGAACTGGCCGCGCGCGGACCTGTTCTCCGCGGACGCCGATTCGCTCTTCTACACGACCACCGGCGCGATCACGCTGTCCGACCGCCGCCGGCTGCGGCTGTTCCTGCGCCGCGACCCGTACGGCCGCTTCTACTCCTGCCTGGTCTACCTGCCGCGCGACCGCTACACCACGCGCTCGCGGCTGGCGATGCAGGAAGTGCTGCTGGAAGAACTCGAGGGTACGCAGCTGGAGTACAGCGCGCGCGTCGGCGAGACGCTGCTGGCGCAGGTGCACTTCATGGTGCACACCGACCCGTCGAACGTGCTCGAGCCGGACACGCTGCGGATCCAGGAGCGCCTGAACACCGTCGTGCGCAGCTGGGACGACCGGCTGGTCGAGGCCATCATCGCCGAACGCCGCGAGCGCGTCGGCGACGGCGGCCCGATCGGGATGATGGGCGAGGAGTCCGCGGTCGACCGGGGCCAGCGCTTCGGCGCGGTGTTCCCCGAGGCGTACAAGGAAGATTTCACCGCCGAGGACGCGCTGGCCGACCTGGCCAAGCTCGACACCCTCGCCGACGAGGGCGACCTCGCGCTGTCGTTCTACCTGCCCTCCGACGCCGAACCCGGCGAGCGGCGGTTCAAGCTCTACCTGCGCGGCGAGGGCGTCACCCTGTCCAAGGTGCTGCCGGTGCTGCAGGCGATGGGCGTCGAGGTGGTGGACGAGCGGCCGTACGAGCTGTTCCGCGAGGACGGCGGGGCCAGCTGGATCTACGACTTCGGCCTGCGCGTCGACAAGAAGGGCCTCGAAGAAGCCGACGAAGCCGCGGCGGTCGAGGTGCGCGAGCGGTTCCAGGACGCGTTCCACGCCGCGTGGCGCGGCGACGCCGAGGTCGACGGCCTCAACGGTCTCGTCCTTCGCGCCGGGCTCACCTGGCGCCAGGCCGCGGTGCTGCGGGCGTACTCGCGGTACCTGCAGCAGGCGCGCAGCCCGTTTTCCCAGGCCTACATCCAGAACACGGTCGTCAAGCACACCGAGGTCGCGACGAAACTGCTGCGGCTCTTCGAAACCCGCTGCGATCCGCAACTGTCCGATGTGGACCGGAAAACGCACGAGGAATCGCTGACCGCCGAGATCTCCGCGATGATCGACGAGGTCACGAGCCTCGACGAGGACCGGATCCTGCGCAGGCTGCTCGCGGTCGTCAACGCGACGCTGCGCACGAACTACCACGTGCGCGACGCCGACGGGAACCCGCGGCCGTACCTGGCGCTCAAGCTCGACCCGAGCGGCGTGCCGGAGCTGCCCGAACCGCACCCGAAGTACGAGATCTTCGTGTACTCGCCGCGCGTCGAGGGCGTGCACCTGCGGTTCGGCGAGGTCGCCCGCGGCGGCCTGCGCTGGTCGGACCGGCAGGAGGACTTCCGCACCGAGATCCTGGGCCTGGTCAAGGCGCAGGCGGTGAAGAACGCGGTGATCGTGCCGGTCGGCGCGAAGGGCGGCTTCGTGGTGAAGCGCCCGCCGGTCCCGACCGGCGACGCCGGGGTCGACCGCGACGCGCAGCTCGCCGAGGGCATCGCCTGCTACCGGATGTTCATCTCCGGCCTGCTGGACCTCACCGACAACCGCGTCGAGGGCGAAACCGTGCCCGCGCCGAACGTGGTGCGCCACGACGCCGACGACAGCTACCTGGTCGTCGCGGCGGACAAGGGCACCGCGAAGTTCTCCGACATCGCCAACGAGGTCTCGGCGCAGTACGGCTTCTGGCTCGGCGACGCGTTCGCCTCCGGCGGTTCGGTCGGCTACGACCACAAGGCCATGGGCATCACCGCCAAGGGTGCGTGGGAGAGCGTGAAGCGGCACTTCCGCGAGCTGGGCAAGGACACCCAGACCGAAGACTTCACCGTCGTCGGCATCGGCGACATGATGGGCGACGTCTTCGGCAACGGGATGCTGCTGTCCCAGCACATCCGGCTGGTCGCGGCGTTCAACCACATGCACGTCTTCCTCGACCCGAACCCGGACGCCGCGTCGTCCTACGAGGAGCGCAAGCGGCTGTTCGACCTGCCGCGCAGCTCGTGGGACGACTACGACCGTTCGCTGATCAGCGAGGGCGGCGGGATCTACCCGCGTTCGGCCAAGACCATCCCGATCACCCCGCAGGTCCGCGAGGCGCTCGGCCTCGACGAGGGCGTCACGAAGCTCGCGCCGATGGACCTGATCCAGGCGATCCTGCTGGCCCCGGTCGAACTGCTGTGGAACGGCGGCATCGGCACCTACGTCAAGGCCGAGAGCGAAAGCCAGGCCGCGGCGGGCGACAAGGCCAACGACGCGATCCGCGTCAACGGCAACCAGCTGCGCGTGCAGGTCGTCGGCGAGGGCGGCAACCTGGGCCTGACCCAGCTCGGCCGGATCGAATTCGCCCGGAACGGCGGCAAGATCAACACCGACGCGCTCGACAACTCGGCCGGCGTCGACTGCTCCGACCACGAGGTCAACATCAAGATCCTGCTCGACCACCTGGTGGCCGGCGGCGAACTGGAGCACGCGCGGCGGAACGAGCTGCTCGGCGAGATGACCGACGAGGTCGGCGCGCTCGTGCTCGCGGACAACTACCGGCAGAACGCCGTGCTCGGCGTCAGCCGGGCGCACGCCGGGCCGATGGTGTCGGTGCACGCGCGCCAGGTGTCCGCGCTGGTCGCGAAGGGCGCGTTCGACCGCAAGCTGGAGGCGCTGCCGACCCCGTCGCAGTTCCGCGCGCTGGAGAAGGCGGGCGAGGGCCTGACCTCGCCGGAGCTGGCGACGCTGCTCGCGCACGTGAAGCTCGACCTCAAGGACGAGCTGCTCGCCTCCGACCTGCCCGAATCCGAGGTGTTCACCCGCCGGCTGCCGGAGTACTTCCCGGCCCCGCTGCGGGAGCGCTTCGCCTCGGCGATCGCGCAGCACCCGCTGCGCCGGCAGATCATCACCACGCTGATCACCAACGAGCTGGTCGACGGCGGCGGCATCTCGTTCGTCTACCGCCTGATGGAGGAGATGAACGCGACCGCCACCGACGCGGTGCGCGCGTACGCGGTGGTCACGCACGTCTACGACCTGCCGAAGCTGTGGGCGGAGATCGACGCGCTGGACAACGTGGTGCCGACCGCGGTCGCGGACCGGATGGTGCTGGAGACGCGGCGGCTGCTCGACCGGGCCGCGCGCTGGTTCCTCACCAACCGCCCGCAGCCGCTCGCGCCGCTGGCCGAGATCAACCGGTTCGGCCCGGTGGTCGCGGAACTGGGCCCGAAGCTGGGCGAGCTGCTGCGCGGGCGCGAACTGGAGTCGGTGGAGCAGGACGCCGCCGCGCTGGCCGAGGAAGGCGTGCCCGCCGATCTCGCCCGCCGCGTCGCGCTGCTGCTGCACAGCTACGGCCTGCTCGACGTGGTCGAGGTGGCGGAGCTGGCCGAACAGCAGGTCGGGCTCGACGCGACGCACACCCCGGCCGACACCGCCGAGCTGTACTACGCGCTGTCGGACCACCTGGACATCGACAAGATGCTCACCGAGATCAGCGCGCTGGAACGCGGCAACCGCTGGCACGCCCTCGCCCGGCTCTCGCTGCGCGACGACGTGTACGGTTCCCTGCGCGCGATCGCGCTCGACGCACTGCGGCACAGCGACCAGGACCTGTCCGTCGACGAGCAGATCGAGCAATGGGAGAAAGCCAACGCGTCGCGGCTTTCGCGGGCGCGCGTGGCGCTGGACGAGATCACCCGTTCCGGGCGGCTCGACCTCGCGACGCTGTCCGTGGCCGCGCGCCAGATCCGGAGCACGGTGCGGTGA